A genomic window from Oscillospiraceae bacterium includes:
- a CDS encoding alpha/beta hydrolase translates to MSTVKVFKSEECKHAIRTRYNQILSAFPFGQRYIDTPFAKTFLLESGSPENPPLILLHGSCSNSAFWFSEIIALSAKYHVFAADIPGEAGNSEENRLTLQSDEYADWLKAVFDALLIKSAVVMGNSLGSWMALKFAVKYPECVSKLILIAPSGLSAQNAAILEKAKQAAEKNEALTMDSSISQGIKLPKEVLEFINLIVSGYFPIAEELPAFSDEQLKRLTMPVLFLAGKLDVMVNAPEAAKRLGKLLPHAEIHLLENTGHMVINSLEYVIPFLAKAS, encoded by the coding sequence ATGTCAACCGTCAAAGTATTTAAGTCTGAGGAGTGCAAGCATGCCATCCGAACCCGTTATAATCAAATTCTGTCTGCGTTCCCGTTCGGGCAAAGGTATATTGATACGCCGTTTGCAAAGACCTTTCTGCTCGAATCCGGCAGCCCCGAAAACCCGCCGCTAATTCTTTTACACGGTTCGTGCAGCAACAGCGCGTTTTGGTTTTCCGAGATCATTGCGCTTTCGGCGAAATATCACGTCTTTGCCGCCGATATCCCGGGCGAGGCCGGAAACAGTGAAGAAAATCGCCTTACCCTTCAATCGGACGAATACGCCGACTGGCTGAAAGCGGTCTTTGACGCGCTCTTGATCAAAAGCGCGGTCGTGATGGGCAATTCGCTCGGCAGCTGGATGGCGCTCAAATTCGCAGTCAAATACCCGGAATGCGTTTCAAAGCTGATCCTTATCGCCCCGTCGGGACTGTCAGCGCAAAATGCCGCCATCCTCGAAAAGGCAAAGCAGGCCGCTGAGAAAAACGAGGCCCTCACAATGGATTCCTCGATCTCGCAGGGCATCAAACTGCCGAAAGAGGTTTTGGAATTCATTAATTTGATTGTCTCGGGTTATTTCCCGATCGCCGAGGAACTTCCCGCCTTTTCGGACGAACAGCTCAAGCGGCTCACCATGCCGGTTTTGTTCCTCGCCGGGAAACTCGACGTCATGGTCAACGCGCCCGAAGCCGCAAAACGGCTAGGCAAACTGCTTCCCCACGCCGAAATTCACCTGCTCGAAAATACGGGCCATATGGTGATCAACTCTTTGGAATACGTGATCCCGTTTCTTGCGAAAGCATCATAA